Genomic segment of Streptomyces alboniger:
CTCGACAAGGCCGGCAAGGCCGGTGACGCCTCCAAGGCGCACATCCCCACCGTCATCGCCGACGAGCTGCACATCGTCTACCGCGTCAACGGCGCGAAGACGGGCAAGGGCAGCGCCACCTCCGCGCTGAGCCGCATCCTCCGGCGCGGCGAGGAGCGCGGCGTGCGCAAGGTGCACGCCGTGCGCGGTGTCAGCTTCACCGCCTACCGGGGCGAGGCCATCGGCCTCATCGGTTCGAACGGCTCGGGCAAGTCCACCCTGCTGCGTGCCATCGCGGGCCTGCTCCCCGCCGAGAAGGGCAAGGTCTACACCGACGGCCAGCCCTCGCTGCTCGGCGTCAACGCGGCCCTGATGAACGACCTGACGGGTGAGCGCAACGTCATCCTCGGCGGGCTCGCGATGGGCATGTCCCGAGAGCAGGTCAGGGAGCGCTACCAGGAGATCGTCGACTTCTCCGGCATCAACGAGAAGGGTGACTTCATCACCCTGCCGATGCGCACCTACTCCTCCGGCATGGCGGCCCGCCTGCGGTTCTCCATCGCGGCCGCCAAGGACCACGATGTCCTGATGATCGACGAGGCCCTGGCCACCGGCGACCGCAAGTTCCAAAAGCGCTCCGAGGCCCGCATCCGCGAGCTGCGCAAGGAGGCCGGCACGGTCTTCCTCGTCAGCCACAACAACAAGTCCATCCGCGACACCTGCGACCGCGTGCTGTGGCTGGAGCGCGGCGAGCTGCGCATGGACGGGCCGACCGACGAGGTCATCAAGGAGTACGAGAAGTTCACGGGCAAGTAGTCCGTTTGCGCCATCGCGGACCCGCCCGTTCGACGACAGGGCCCCGCCGGGGATCTTCCCGGTGGGGCCCTGCTGTCCGTCCGGGCCCGCCGCGCCCCACCGGTCTCCCAACTCCCTCGCGCACAGGGAGGGTTGACGCCAATCGGTGTGTTGTTGTGATGTGCCGAACACCCCGACGAGGCGTGAGGGGTTGTACAACGTAAGCTGTACCGGTGCTGATTCGCGGCAAGTGGGGCGATATGGCGCGGTACCCCGGCCGGGCCACGGTCCACCTCGGACAGGGCTGGGCGGCGTGTCCGAAATAGGATGTATTGGGTCAGCAGTGTAGAACGGGAGATGTGACGGCAATGGCTACGGATGATCTCCGGCTCCGCGATGCATCCGCCGTCCTCGACAAGGCCGCGGCCGAGAACTTCCCCGTGGCCCCCTTCTTCCTGCCCCGGGCCTGGCGTGACGACCTCATGGCCGTCTACGGCGTCGTACGGCTCATCGACGACATCGGCGACGGCGACCTCGCACCCGAAGCCGGGCACGCCCGCTATCTCGGCCTCGACCCCGCCGACGCCCCCGCCGACCCGCCGCGGCTGCTCGACGCCGTCGAGGCCGACCTCGGCAAGCTCTTCGACGGCGGCGCCCCCGGTCACCCGCTGGTGCGGGCGCTGCGGCCCACGGCCGACCGCGGGGCCGTGACGATCACCCCCTTCCTCGACCTG
This window contains:
- a CDS encoding ABC transporter ATP-binding protein; the encoded protein is MADETSLDKAGKAGDASKAHIPTVIADELHIVYRVNGAKTGKGSATSALSRILRRGEERGVRKVHAVRGVSFTAYRGEAIGLIGSNGSGKSTLLRAIAGLLPAEKGKVYTDGQPSLLGVNAALMNDLTGERNVILGGLAMGMSREQVRERYQEIVDFSGINEKGDFITLPMRTYSSGMAARLRFSIAAAKDHDVLMIDEALATGDRKFQKRSEARIRELRKEAGTVFLVSHNNKSIRDTCDRVLWLERGELRMDGPTDEVIKEYEKFTGK